From Chryseobacterium sp. IHB B 17019, one genomic window encodes:
- a CDS encoding glycosyltransferase family 117 protein yields MKNWTFKQWNTVLGWVIFVIAFFTYLSTIEPNFSFWDCGEYISSAVKLEVTHAPGAALFQIVGAVAAIFALGKGENYSIVINAMSALFSALTILFLFWTITHFVRRLLNKDFEEVTKHEEISILFAGAVGALCFTFSDTFWFSAVEGEVYSMASMFIALLVWLITKWENEYLAPDSDRWIILIFFILGLSVGVHMMCMLAIPAVCLVYYARNYKFTWKNFLWANAITLLILAIVFKGIFPFIMTMFGKLEIFFVNGLGLPFHSGTIAAFILMVGICYFLITYARKLKRKVYQITALSVVFMMIGFSCWMVIPIRANANPPMNLNDPDNAIGMLDYYNREQYGDWPTAYGQNYTYKLDAHGIEKNEDGSFKTTKTGEIYEKDEKTGTYRKTGDRFNYVFNKAHVGFMPRMFSDDDDVIANYISMYGAPDFSFNYENDQVADNPQAKQIFDELRQKYEDGTITASDYMKVRDYDLIKVQKPSLAQNMDYFITFQNGYYFVRYLMWNFVGRQNDLEGNMESTRGNWISGIPFIDNTLVGNQDKMPAKFKNESTVKFFFLPLILGLIGFFFQLNRDFGRFYALLSLFVLTSVGIVFYTGVKPFEPRERDYAMVGSFYAFAIWIGMGAGAILWFLQSKVKSNVANIVAGVVLLGVPFMMGFQNYNVHNRNNRYTSYDYGYSVLKSLPKNDILFVYGDNDTYPVWAIQETERFRDDVKVVNFTLASTPWNIDQIKRRTYNAAPVPGVLTHDDYRDGSNDQIYMMRKENWEEIFSMLKDQGAPETEFAEFRKYLTQDSMTMKEAINFLKHKSPAKDELLKMYFGEEKYEKYNILPVNKFILPVNKANALQAGIINQADLPNTVNQIMINYKGNTLYKNNLIMLDILANFDWKRPINFSSGGIYDSENVFYLDEYLQFDGFSYRLIPIHTPQTPDGEMGRVDANSLYNVVKNFRWGNFKDLNTHFDETATSNIISYRSSASRAAAALATMGQKGKAVELLDLASKEIPAEKYNDPRSLSSMVYGYIVSGQEQKGLKLAEVLKKGIFEEYDYYMSLSKADQSYLRKQIRTKPMEYSLVISAVTDAYTRIGKKDKAYDYLVKSIEPIDKKFNTFVENLKEMGKEKAMSESEQVQKITPFYQYLFDIMEPFDSTYSKEKENQITNAIIKATQ; encoded by the coding sequence ATGAAAAATTGGACTTTTAAGCAATGGAATACCGTCCTTGGATGGGTGATTTTTGTCATTGCATTTTTTACGTACTTGTCCACCATAGAACCCAATTTCAGTTTTTGGGATTGTGGCGAGTATATTTCCTCTGCTGTGAAATTAGAAGTGACGCACGCTCCGGGAGCTGCATTGTTCCAAATTGTGGGTGCTGTAGCAGCCATTTTTGCTTTAGGAAAAGGTGAGAATTATTCTATCGTTATCAATGCGATGTCTGCATTGTTCAGCGCATTAACGATTTTATTCCTTTTCTGGACGATCACTCATTTTGTAAGACGGTTGTTGAATAAGGATTTTGAGGAAGTAACAAAGCATGAGGAAATTTCTATCCTTTTTGCGGGTGCTGTAGGAGCTTTATGTTTCACCTTTTCGGATACGTTCTGGTTTTCAGCGGTTGAAGGTGAAGTTTATTCAATGGCATCAATGTTCATCGCTCTTTTAGTCTGGTTGATCACAAAATGGGAAAATGAGTATCTGGCGCCGGACAGCGACAGATGGATTATTCTTATTTTCTTTATTTTAGGACTTTCTGTTGGGGTTCACATGATGTGTATGTTGGCTATTCCTGCAGTTTGTCTGGTATATTATGCAAGAAATTACAAATTTACCTGGAAGAATTTTCTTTGGGCAAATGCCATTACTTTATTAATATTAGCTATTGTATTTAAAGGAATTTTCCCTTTTATCATGACGATGTTCGGGAAGCTGGAGATTTTCTTTGTTAATGGTTTAGGTTTACCTTTCCATTCGGGAACAATTGCAGCATTTATTTTAATGGTTGGAATCTGTTATTTCCTGATTACTTATGCAAGAAAACTGAAGAGAAAAGTATATCAGATTACTGCATTGTCGGTTGTTTTCATGATGATCGGTTTTTCATGCTGGATGGTAATTCCTATCAGGGCTAATGCCAATCCACCAATGAACCTTAATGATCCGGATAACGCAATCGGGATGCTGGATTATTATAACAGGGAACAATATGGTGACTGGCCGACAGCTTATGGCCAGAACTATACTTATAAGCTTGATGCTCATGGAATTGAGAAGAATGAAGACGGAAGCTTTAAGACTACAAAAACAGGCGAAATTTATGAAAAAGATGAAAAAACCGGAACCTACAGAAAAACAGGAGACCGATTCAATTATGTTTTCAATAAAGCTCATGTAGGATTCATGCCAAGAATGTTTAGTGACGATGATGATGTAATCGCCAACTACATTTCAATGTACGGAGCACCGGATTTTTCATTTAATTATGAAAATGACCAAGTTGCTGATAATCCTCAGGCTAAGCAGATATTTGATGAATTAAGACAAAAATATGAAGACGGGACTATTACGGCTTCTGATTATATGAAGGTAAGAGATTATGATTTAATCAAAGTTCAAAAGCCTTCTCTGGCTCAGAATATGGATTATTTTATCACTTTTCAGAACGGGTATTACTTCGTAAGATATTTAATGTGGAACTTTGTAGGACGCCAGAATGACCTTGAGGGAAACATGGAAAGCACAAGAGGAAACTGGATTTCCGGAATTCCTTTCATCGATAATACTTTGGTAGGAAACCAGGATAAAATGCCTGCAAAATTTAAAAATGAAAGTACGGTAAAATTCTTCTTTTTACCTTTAATTTTAGGGTTAATAGGATTCTTTTTTCAATTAAACAGAGACTTCGGAAGATTTTATGCTTTATTGTCTTTATTTGTTTTAACAAGTGTTGGAATTGTTTTCTACACGGGTGTAAAACCTTTCGAGCCGAGAGAAAGAGATTACGCAATGGTAGGCTCATTCTACGCATTTGCCATATGGATCGGAATGGGAGCCGGAGCAATTCTTTGGTTCTTACAGTCTAAAGTAAAGTCAAATGTAGCCAATATTGTAGCCGGAGTTGTTTTATTGGGAGTTCCTTTTATGATGGGCTTCCAGAATTATAATGTCCACAACAGAAACAACAGATATACTTCTTACGATTATGGTTATTCCGTATTAAAATCATTACCGAAAAACGATATTTTGTTTGTTTATGGTGATAATGACACGTATCCGGTTTGGGCAATTCAGGAAACTGAAAGATTCCGTGATGATGTGAAAGTAGTGAATTTTACATTAGCTTCAACTCCTTGGAATATCGACCAGATTAAGAGAAGAACGTACAATGCAGCACCGGTTCCGGGCGTATTGACTCATGATGATTACAGAGACGGCTCGAATGACCAGATCTATATGATGAGAAAAGAAAATTGGGAAGAAATTTTCTCAATGCTTAAAGATCAGGGGGCCCCGGAGACCGAATTTGCAGAATTCAGAAAATACCTGACACAGGATTCTATGACAATGAAGGAAGCTATTAATTTCCTTAAACATAAATCTCCAGCAAAAGATGAGCTTCTTAAAATGTATTTTGGGGAAGAAAAATATGAGAAGTACAATATCTTACCTGTAAACAAATTTATTTTACCTGTAAATAAAGCCAACGCATTACAGGCAGGAATTATCAATCAGGCAGACCTTCCGAACACGGTAAACCAGATTATGATCAATTATAAAGGAAATACATTGTATAAAAATAATCTGATTATGCTTGATATTCTGGCCAATTTCGACTGGAAAAGGCCGATAAATTTCTCTTCAGGAGGAATCTATGACAGCGAAAACGTTTTCTATCTTGATGAATATCTTCAGTTCGATGGATTCAGCTACAGGTTGATCCCGATCCATACGCCCCAGACTCCGGATGGAGAGATGGGTAGAGTAGATGCCAATTCTTTATATAATGTGGTGAAAAACTTCAGATGGGGGAATTTCAAAGACCTTAATACTCATTTTGACGAAACAGCCACTTCAAACATTATAAGCTATAGAAGTTCAGCGAGTAGAGCCGCCGCGGCATTAGCAACAATGGGCCAAAAAGGAAAAGCTGTTGAATTATTAGACCTGGCTTCCAAAGAAATTCCTGCTGAAAAATACAACGATCCACGTTCATTAAGCTCAATGGTTTACGGATACATCGTTTCAGGACAAGAACAAAAAGGATTAAAACTGGCAGAAGTCCTTAAAAAAGGAATTTTTGAAGAATACGATTATTATATGAGCCTTAGCAAAGCAGATCAAAGCTATCTGAGAAAACAAATCAGAACAAAACCGATGGAATATTCTCTGGTAATCTCTGCTGTTACGGACGCTTATACAAGAATCGGGAAGAAAGATAAGGCGTATGATTACCTTGTGAAATCCATAGAGCCGATTGATAAGAAATTCAACACATTTGTAGAAAATCTTAAAGAAATGGGCAAGGAAAAAGCAATGAGTGAATCTGAACAAGTTCAAAAGATTACACCATTCTACCAATATTTATTTGATATAATGGAGCCTTTTGATTCTACCTATTCGAAGGAAAAGGAAAATCAGATTACCAACGCGATTATAAAGGCAACGCAATAA
- a CDS encoding PLP-dependent cysteine synthase family protein gives MSNVYDNILGLIGNTPMVKLNTVTKEIPATVYAKLESYNPGHSTKDRIALHIIENAEKKGLLNENSVVVETTSGNTGFSLAMVCIIKGYKCILAVSDKTKPEKIAYLKALGAIVYVCPANVPADDPRSYYEVAKRIALETPNSVYINQYFNELNIDAHYQTTGPEIWEQTQGKITHLFACTGTGGTLSGSAKFLKEKNPAIKIIGVDADGSILKSYHETGEIHKEDVHPYQIEGMGKNLIPSALLFDKVDEFVRVNDEMSAYRTREVALKEAIMGGYTTGAVTQALLQYAQSHQFSESDVIVLIYPDHGSRYITKVYSDQWMAEQGFINNCVHNYDEVFKTEFIK, from the coding sequence ATGAGTAATGTTTACGATAATATACTTGGCCTGATAGGAAATACTCCTATGGTGAAGCTTAATACTGTGACGAAAGAAATTCCTGCAACCGTTTATGCCAAGTTAGAATCATATAATCCTGGACATTCCACAAAAGATAGAATTGCACTTCATATTATAGAAAATGCTGAGAAAAAAGGTTTATTAAATGAAAATTCCGTAGTTGTAGAAACTACTTCCGGAAATACCGGTTTTTCTCTTGCAATGGTGTGCATTATCAAAGGGTACAAATGTATTCTTGCTGTAAGCGACAAGACGAAGCCCGAGAAAATCGCGTATTTGAAAGCTCTGGGTGCTATCGTGTATGTCTGCCCTGCAAATGTACCTGCGGATGATCCCAGATCATATTATGAAGTTGCCAAAAGAATCGCTTTAGAAACGCCGAATTCGGTGTATATCAATCAATATTTCAATGAACTGAATATTGATGCGCATTATCAGACAACAGGGCCAGAGATTTGGGAACAGACTCAAGGTAAAATAACTCACCTTTTTGCATGTACAGGAACGGGAGGAACGTTGTCCGGTTCTGCAAAATTCTTAAAAGAAAAAAATCCAGCTATAAAAATCATTGGTGTGGATGCTGACGGATCTATCCTGAAAAGTTATCACGAAACAGGAGAAATTCACAAAGAAGATGTTCATCCTTATCAGATCGAAGGAATGGGAAAAAATTTGATCCCTTCTGCTCTTCTTTTCGATAAAGTAGACGAATTTGTAAGGGTAAATGATGAAATGTCAGCCTACAGAACCCGTGAAGTAGCTCTTAAAGAAGCTATCATGGGCGGTTATACAACAGGAGCTGTTACCCAGGCGTTATTGCAATACGCACAATCTCATCAGTTTTCAGAAAGCGATGTAATTGTCCTTATTTATCCTGACCACGGATCAAGATATATCACAAAAGTTTACAGTGATCAATGGATGGCTGAGCAGGGTTTCATTAACAATTGTGTACATAACTACGATGAAGTTTTCAAAACAGAATTCATTAAATAA
- a CDS encoding aminotransferase class I/II-fold pyridoxal phosphate-dependent enzyme, which translates to MLDIFDRIKQNPGPLGQFADYAEGYFVFPKLEGPIGPRMKFQGKDVIFWSANDYLGLCNHPEVLEADAKAAAEYGMFYPMGARAMSGETQQHQQLEKELAEFTQKEAAYLLNFGYQGMVSAIDALVTRHDVIVYDADSHACIVDGVRLHMGKSFTFKHNDIDSLEKNLARATKVAEENGGGILVITEGVFGMRGMQGKLKEICELKSKFNFRLLVDDAHGFGTLGKTGAGAGEEQGCQDQIDVYFSTFAKSMAGFGAFLSGDETIIRYLKYNLRSQIFAKSLTMPMVIGGLKRLELLRTRPEIKEKLWENVNKLQNGLKERGFNLGNTNTCVTPVFIQGTTIEATLLAKDLRENYGVFTSVVVYPVIPKGMILLRLIPTASHTDSEINETLAAFEGIKEKLESGTYAEMEKQMNIEYKQM; encoded by the coding sequence ATGTTAGATATTTTTGATCGTATTAAACAAAATCCCGGTCCATTAGGACAATTTGCTGATTATGCTGAAGGATATTTTGTTTTCCCAAAACTGGAAGGTCCTATTGGTCCAAGAATGAAATTTCAGGGTAAAGATGTAATCTTCTGGAGTGCAAATGATTATTTAGGTCTTTGCAACCACCCGGAAGTGTTGGAAGCTGATGCTAAAGCCGCTGCAGAATATGGAATGTTTTATCCGATGGGCGCAAGAGCAATGTCAGGTGAAACACAACAACATCAGCAGTTGGAAAAAGAATTGGCAGAATTCACCCAAAAAGAAGCTGCTTACCTTTTAAATTTCGGTTACCAGGGGATGGTTTCAGCTATCGATGCATTGGTTACAAGACATGATGTGATTGTATATGATGCTGATTCTCACGCTTGTATCGTAGACGGAGTTCGTCTTCATATGGGTAAAAGTTTTACGTTCAAACATAATGACATTGATAGTTTAGAGAAAAACTTAGCCCGAGCAACTAAAGTAGCAGAAGAAAACGGAGGCGGAATTTTGGTGATTACTGAAGGAGTTTTCGGAATGAGAGGAATGCAGGGAAAACTGAAGGAAATCTGTGAATTGAAATCAAAATTCAATTTCAGGCTATTAGTGGACGATGCACATGGTTTCGGAACTTTAGGTAAAACCGGAGCCGGAGCTGGTGAAGAGCAGGGCTGTCAGGACCAAATTGATGTTTACTTCTCAACTTTTGCTAAATCTATGGCAGGTTTCGGAGCATTTCTTTCGGGAGATGAAACGATTATCAGATACTTAAAATACAATCTGCGTTCCCAGATTTTTGCTAAGTCTTTAACAATGCCAATGGTAATTGGAGGTTTAAAAAGATTGGAGCTATTGAGAACACGTCCGGAAATTAAAGAGAAATTGTGGGAAAACGTAAATAAACTTCAAAACGGACTGAAAGAAAGAGGTTTCAACCTTGGAAACACAAACACTTGTGTAACACCTGTTTTTATCCAGGGAACTACAATTGAAGCTACTCTTTTGGCAAAAGATTTAAGAGAAAACTATGGCGTTTTCACATCAGTTGTTGTATATCCGGTGATTCCAAAAGGAATGATTTTGTTGAGATTAATCCCGACAGCCTCTCATACTGATTCGGAAATTAACGAAACATTAGCTGCTTTCGAAGGCATCAAAGAAAAATTAGAGTCGGGCACATACGCAGAAATGGAAAAGCAAATGAACATCGAATACAAACAAATGTAA
- a CDS encoding DMT family transporter gives MKLKGYALGIISAVSYGLIPIFILPVKQAHFSLDITLFYRFLFSALMIGGYLLYSKENFSINKKEGLILVILGICYALSSEFLFLGYDYLTPGIASTVLFIYPVMVALIMFFFYKERLNKLSIISLFLAFAGVIVLCLKGKGLEINYAGLGIVMLSSLSYALYMIIVNKSNIKVSGFKLSFYSMVFTSIFFMIKALIGKESFEIPSTSIFFNFIIFAFLTTVISTLCLVFAIKSIGSTSAAILGALEPVVAVMVSVLIFHEKFTFNLLIGIILILFGVILNVLAGSKKIVHS, from the coding sequence ATGAAATTAAAGGGTTACGCTTTAGGAATTATTTCAGCAGTTTCATACGGATTGATTCCGATTTTTATCCTGCCTGTGAAGCAAGCACACTTTTCTTTAGACATTACTTTATTTTATAGATTCTTATTTTCTGCCTTAATGATTGGTGGATATCTACTCTATTCCAAAGAAAATTTTTCTATCAATAAGAAAGAAGGATTAATTTTAGTTATACTCGGGATATGTTATGCCCTTTCTTCAGAATTTTTATTTTTAGGATACGACTATCTCACTCCTGGAATCGCCTCGACTGTGCTTTTTATTTATCCGGTTATGGTAGCATTGATCATGTTTTTCTTTTATAAAGAGAGATTAAATAAACTTTCCATTATCTCATTATTTCTTGCATTTGCGGGTGTAATTGTTTTATGTTTAAAAGGCAAAGGATTGGAAATCAACTATGCCGGTTTGGGAATTGTAATGTTAAGTTCGCTATCTTACGCACTTTATATGATTATTGTAAATAAATCAAATATAAAAGTTTCGGGTTTTAAACTTTCCTTTTATTCCATGGTTTTTACTTCCATTTTTTTTATGATTAAAGCTTTAATAGGAAAAGAATCCTTTGAAATTCCTTCAACAAGTATTTTTTTTAATTTCATTATTTTTGCTTTTTTAACTACGGTAATTTCCACATTGTGTTTGGTTTTTGCGATCAAAAGTATTGGTTCAACTTCTGCAGCAATTCTAGGAGCCCTGGAACCGGTAGTTGCAGTAATGGTAAGTGTTTTGATTTTCCATGAAAAATTTACTTTCAATTTATTAATAGGAATTATCTTAATACTTTTTGGAGTAATTTTAAACGTTCTTGCGGGAAGTAAAAAAATTGTTCATTCTTAA